The genome window ACGACGCTGCCCAGTACCGCGATCGCGAACATCGACGCGAGCGACGCATATTCGATCGACGTCGCGCCTCGTTCGTCGGCGATCCAGCCACGTGCGGCACGCATGACGGCTTGCATGACGGTCTCCGGTTTCCGGTTGATCGGATCGCCGGGGACGGCTCGAGCGCTGCACCGGCCGAGCCGTCCGCGGCACGCTCCATCAGATGGCTGCGACCGCCGAATCGAGGTCGTCGGCGATCGTGCTGAACACGGTCTTGAGGTCCTTGCCGACCGTCGACAGCGCGGCGATGATGCCGATGGCGATCAGGGCGGCGATCAGGCCGTATTCGATGGCCGTCACGCCGTCTTCATCGCGTACGAAACGGCTGACTTGCTGAACGAGCTTGGACATGATGATCTCCTTGCGTAGTCACTTTCAAAGCCCTCGCGTGCCGGCAGGATCGAATGATCCGGCATCGATACGTCGAGGCAGGTTGTT of Burkholderia sp. NRF60-BP8 contains these proteins:
- a CDS encoding Flp family type IVb pilin gives rise to the protein MQAVMRAARGWIADERGATSIEYASLASMFAIAVLGSVVTLKGSLGDAYEMIAAAATAAVTTALAMAS
- a CDS encoding Flp family type IVb pilin, giving the protein MSKLVQQVSRFVRDEDGVTAIEYGLIAALIAIGIIAALSTVGKDLKTVFSTIADDLDSAVAAI